CCGAGCGGACGGGTCGGACCCAGCGCCGACTGGCCGACACAGGCGATATATTCCTCGGCCGTGAGGCCGCTTTCCTGCGCGCAGATCAGGCTCATCCGAAGACCCTGGCAAAGATCGTGTCGACATGCTTGAGGTGATAGGCGTCGTCGAACATGGCGTCGATTTGTGCATCACTCAGAGTCACTTCGGGGTCGGCCTTGAGGTTGGCTGCGAACTGGCCGGCGCGGTCGCCGCTCATTTCCCAGACCTTCATGGCGTTGCGCTGCACGGCAGCGTAGCTGTCCTCGCGGGAATAGCCGGCCTGGGTCAGCGCCAGCAGCATGCGCTGGGAATTGTGCAGGCCACCAAGCAGGTCGAGGTTGCGGCGCATGTTCTGCGGATAGACCACCAGCTTGTCGATGACCCCGGCGAGGCGGGACAAAGCGAAGTCGAGGGTGACGGTGGCGTCGGGGCCGATCATGCGCTCGACCGAGGAGTGCGAGATGTCGCGCTCGTGCCAGAGGGCGACGTTTTCCAGCGCCGGGACCACCATGCCGCGCACGAGGCGGGCAAGGCCGGTGAGGTTTTCGGTCAGCACCGGGTTGCGCTTGTGCGGCATGGCCGAAGAACCCTTCTGGCCGGGGGAGAAGAACTCCTCGGCCTCGAGCACTTCGGTGCGCTGCAGGTGGCGGATCTCGATGGCGACGCGCTCGATGGAGCTGGCGACGACGCCCAGCGTCGCAAAGAACATGGCGTGGCGATCGCGCGGGATGACCTGGGTCGAGACCGGCTCGATGGAAAGGCCGAGCTTTTCGGCCACATATTCTTCGACCTGCGGGTCGATATTGGCAAAGGAGCCGATTGCACCGGAAATGGCGCAGGTAGCGATCTCCTCGCGCGCAGCAACGAGGCGGGCGCGGTTGCGGGCAAATTCGGCATAGGCCTCGGCCAGCTTGACGCCGAAGGTGGTCGGCTCGGCATGGATGCCGTGGCTGCGGCCGATGGTGATGGTGTCCTTGTGTTCAAAGGCGCGGCGCTTGAGTGCATCGAGCAGGGCATCGCAATCGGCGATCAGCAGGTCGGCGGCGCGGGCCATCTGCACCGAGAGCGTGGTGTCTAGAATGTCCGAGCTGGTCATGCCCTGGTGCACGAAGCGGGCGTCGGGGCCGACGATTTCGCTGAGGTGGGTCAGGAAGGCGATGACGTCGTGCTTGGTGGTGCGCTCGATCTCGTCGATGCGGGCGACGTCAAAGGCGTAGTCGCCGTGCTCGGCCTTGCGGGCATTCATCACGTCCCAGATGTTCTGGGCGCTCTCCTTGGGGACGACGCCCAGTTCGGCCAGCTTGGTGGTGGCGTGGGCCTCGATCTCGAACCAGATGGCAAAGCGCGTCTCGGCGGACCAGATGGAGACCATTTCGGGGCGGGAGTAGCGCGGGATCATATTTTTGGGCTTTCGCGTTGAAGGCTTGCAGCTAAATTATCGGGTCAGGCGAGGCGGGTCGAGGCAGCGTTGCGGATGGCGGCGATGCGGGGGGCGTAGGTGGCGGGATCATTACCGCCATAGACCGAGGAGCCGGCGACAAAGACATTGGCGCCGGCCTGGGCGACGGCGCGGGCATTGTCGGCGGTGATGCCGCCATCGACCTCGAGATCGATGGGGCGGTTGCCGATCAGCGCGCGGGCCTGGGCCAGCTTGTTGAGCGTTTCGGGAATGAAGCTCTGGCCGCCAAAGCCAGGGTTGACCGACATGACCAGCAGCAGGTCGATATCGTCGAGCACATGGGCCAGGGCCGAGACGGGGGTGGCCGGATTGAGAGCGACGCCGGCCTGCTTGCCCTCGGCGCGGATGGCCTGCAGCGTGCGGTGCAGATGCGGG
This sequence is a window from Devosia beringensis. Protein-coding genes within it:
- the purB gene encoding adenylosuccinate lyase — its product is MIPRYSRPEMVSIWSAETRFAIWFEIEAHATTKLAELGVVPKESAQNIWDVMNARKAEHGDYAFDVARIDEIERTTKHDVIAFLTHLSEIVGPDARFVHQGMTSSDILDTTLSVQMARAADLLIADCDALLDALKRRAFEHKDTITIGRSHGIHAEPTTFGVKLAEAYAEFARNRARLVAAREEIATCAISGAIGSFANIDPQVEEYVAEKLGLSIEPVSTQVIPRDRHAMFFATLGVVASSIERVAIEIRHLQRTEVLEAEEFFSPGQKGSSAMPHKRNPVLTENLTGLARLVRGMVVPALENVALWHERDISHSSVERMIGPDATVTLDFALSRLAGVIDKLVVYPQNMRRNLDLLGGLHNSQRMLLALTQAGYSREDSYAAVQRNAMKVWEMSGDRAGQFAANLKADPEVTLSDAQIDAMFDDAYHLKHVDTIFARVFG
- the rpe gene encoding ribulose-phosphate 3-epimerase, with translation MTTRPIRIAPSILSADFSRLGEEVAAIAAAGADYIHVDVMDGHFVPNISFGPLVMASIRKVTTLPFDVHLMIAPVDLYIPAFARAGADIITVHAEAGPHLHRTLQAIRAEGKQAGVALNPATPVSALAHVLDDIDLLLVMSVNPGFGGQSFIPETLNKLAQARALIGNRPIDLEVDGGITADNARAVAQAGANVFVAGSSVYGGNDPATYAPRIAAIRNAASTRLA